The following are encoded in a window of Flavobacterium sp. WC2421 genomic DNA:
- a CDS encoding IS1182 family transposase, which yields MSKFITGTNRNQLPLFASSIDDAIAQDNQVRLIDLFVDSLKLADFGFDFQFVENGRPAYHPSDLLKLFIYGYLNRMRSSRTLEKESGRNIELMWLMKGLAPDHNTIANFRKDNPKAIARVFRATVKLAAHFELIGGSLVAGDSTKLRAQNSKKNNFNPGKIERHIAYIDARLEEYNAALAKEDGDEGEKETIAKKVKKHTVQKQKYIEYQKTIDTTGVTQISTSDPDSRQIMTRNNISEVAYTVQTTVDALHNIPIDFKVTNENDSKAMGGMLRRSKTILGHNDFTAIYDKGYHTGSEFDYANRLGVDVLVAIPGVSAHAPDLAFDVEHFKYNKETDTYICPANEILSSNGNWYNKTNGKSITKMKHYKTNACLSCNLFTKCTKNKKGRLIERSQYADLIYENKVRIENNYQIYRRRQAIVEHPYGVIKRQWDFYYIMTKKTIKHASADVGLIFTAYNLKRIFNLIDQNELKQYLKTVALFFVVIKPLFKAFYGSFIVLPIQFLFYKKKLIVI from the coding sequence ATGAGTAAATTCATCACTGGGACCAATAGAAACCAACTCCCGCTTTTTGCCTCATCCATCGATGATGCCATTGCACAAGACAATCAAGTCAGGCTAATCGATCTTTTTGTCGATAGTCTTAAGTTAGCCGATTTTGGATTTGATTTCCAATTTGTCGAAAACGGAAGACCCGCCTATCATCCTTCAGATTTATTAAAACTCTTTATCTACGGTTACCTCAATCGCATGCGTTCCTCCAGAACTCTAGAGAAAGAATCCGGTCGTAACATTGAACTGATGTGGCTCATGAAAGGATTAGCTCCAGATCATAATACTATTGCCAATTTCAGAAAAGACAATCCAAAAGCCATTGCTCGCGTTTTTCGCGCAACGGTTAAACTGGCAGCCCATTTTGAACTCATTGGCGGAAGTCTTGTGGCGGGAGACAGCACCAAACTCAGGGCCCAAAACTCCAAGAAAAACAACTTCAATCCAGGTAAAATAGAACGTCATATCGCTTACATCGATGCCCGATTGGAAGAGTACAATGCGGCTCTAGCCAAAGAAGATGGCGATGAAGGAGAGAAAGAAACCATTGCAAAGAAGGTTAAAAAACATACTGTTCAAAAACAAAAATATATCGAATATCAAAAGACTATTGATACCACTGGCGTAACTCAAATCTCGACTTCGGATCCTGATAGTCGTCAGATTATGACTCGTAACAACATCTCTGAAGTCGCATATACCGTACAAACCACAGTAGATGCGTTGCACAACATTCCGATTGATTTTAAGGTGACCAATGAAAACGATTCTAAAGCTATGGGAGGCATGTTACGCCGTAGCAAGACTATTTTAGGACACAACGATTTTACTGCTATTTACGACAAAGGCTATCACACTGGAAGCGAATTTGATTATGCAAACAGACTTGGAGTTGATGTCTTGGTGGCCATTCCAGGAGTGTCGGCACATGCGCCTGATCTGGCTTTTGATGTAGAACACTTTAAATACAACAAAGAAACCGACACTTATATTTGTCCAGCAAATGAAATTCTGAGCTCAAACGGAAATTGGTACAATAAGACAAACGGAAAATCAATCACTAAAATGAAGCATTACAAAACCAATGCTTGCCTGAGTTGTAACCTTTTTACTAAATGCACCAAAAACAAAAAAGGGAGACTCATAGAACGCTCCCAATATGCCGATTTGATTTATGAAAACAAAGTGAGAATCGAGAATAATTACCAAATCTACCGCAGACGACAAGCCATTGTGGAACATCCTTACGGAGTAATCAAACGCCAATGGGATTTCTATTATATTATGACCAAGAAAACCATTAAACATGCCTCCGCTGATGTAGGACTCATCTTCACAGCCTACAACCTCAAGAGAATATTCAACTTAATTGACCAAAATGAATTAAAACAGTACCTAAAAACTGTGGCTTTATTTTTTGTTGTAATAAAGCCACTTTTTAAAGCTTTTTACGGTTCTTTTATAGTATTACCAATCCAATTCCTTTTTTACAAAAAGAAGCTAATTGTAATCTAA
- the htpG gene encoding molecular chaperone HtpG: MTTGKINVSVENIFPLIKKFLYSDHEIFLRELISNGTDATLKLKHLTNIGEAKVEYGNPIIEVKVDKEGKKLHIIDQGIGMTAEEVEKYINQLAFSGAEEFLEKYKDTAKDSGIIGHFGLGFYSAFMVASKVELITKSYKDEPAAHWTCDGSPEFTLEPADKTERGTEIILHIAEDSLDFLEESKIKELLNKYNKFMPIPIKFGTKTETLPKPEDAPEDYKAETVEVDNFINNPNPAWTKQPTELADEDYKTFYHELYPMQFEEPLFHIHLNVDYPFNLTGILYFPKLGGDLQIQKDKIQLYQNQVYVTDNVEGIVPEFLMMLRGVVDSPDIPLNVSRSGLQADGAVKKISNYITRKVADKLKSLFTENREDFEAKWNDIKIVLEYGMLSEDKFYEKAGAFVLYPTVDNKFYTLEELKENLKDKQTDKDGKLVVLYAGNKEAQHSYIEIAQEKGYEVLLLDSPIISHLIQKIEGDNREITFVRVDSDHIDNLIKKEENTISKLSDEEKEGLKTVLEAIVPKQTYTVQLESMDSQAAPFIITQPEFMRRMKEMSQSGGGGMFGMGNMPEMYNLVVNTNSPLATAILNTEDKSSQEHLVKQALDLAKLSQNLLKGEALTAFVKRSFEMIK; the protein is encoded by the coding sequence ATGACAACTGGAAAAATTAATGTTTCGGTAGAAAACATCTTCCCTTTAATCAAGAAGTTCCTATACAGTGATCACGAGATTTTTTTACGTGAATTGATATCCAATGGGACAGATGCAACGTTAAAATTAAAACACCTTACGAATATTGGCGAAGCCAAAGTAGAATATGGCAACCCAATTATCGAAGTAAAAGTAGATAAGGAAGGTAAAAAACTGCATATCATTGACCAAGGTATTGGTATGACTGCAGAGGAAGTAGAGAAATACATCAACCAACTCGCTTTTTCTGGAGCCGAAGAATTTCTAGAAAAATACAAAGACACCGCTAAGGATTCAGGAATTATTGGTCATTTTGGTCTTGGTTTCTACTCTGCTTTTATGGTGGCTTCTAAGGTGGAATTGATTACTAAATCATACAAGGATGAACCAGCAGCACACTGGACCTGCGACGGAAGTCCTGAATTCACTTTGGAACCAGCTGACAAAACAGAAAGAGGTACTGAGATTATCTTACATATTGCCGAAGATTCATTGGATTTCTTAGAAGAGTCTAAAATCAAAGAACTTCTTAACAAGTACAATAAGTTCATGCCTATTCCAATTAAATTTGGAACAAAAACAGAAACACTTCCTAAACCAGAAGATGCTCCTGAAGATTATAAAGCTGAAACGGTAGAAGTAGATAATTTTATCAATAACCCTAATCCAGCTTGGACAAAACAACCTACTGAATTAGCAGATGAAGACTATAAAACGTTCTACCATGAATTGTATCCTATGCAATTTGAAGAACCTTTATTCCACATTCATTTAAATGTAGATTACCCGTTTAACTTAACAGGTATTTTGTATTTCCCTAAATTAGGTGGTGACTTACAAATCCAAAAAGATAAAATTCAGTTGTACCAAAACCAAGTGTACGTTACAGATAACGTAGAAGGAATTGTACCTGAATTCTTGATGATGCTTCGCGGAGTAGTCGATTCGCCAGATATTCCTTTGAACGTTTCTCGTTCCGGATTACAGGCTGATGGTGCTGTGAAAAAAATCTCAAACTACATTACTCGTAAAGTAGCGGATAAATTGAAATCATTATTCACAGAAAACCGTGAAGATTTTGAAGCCAAATGGAATGATATCAAAATCGTTCTAGAATACGGAATGTTATCTGAAGATAAATTCTACGAAAAAGCAGGTGCATTCGTTTTATACCCTACAGTAGACAACAAGTTCTATACACTGGAGGAATTAAAAGAAAACCTAAAAGACAAACAAACGGACAAAGACGGGAAACTGGTTGTTCTTTATGCAGGAAATAAAGAAGCGCAACACTCGTATATCGAAATTGCACAAGAAAAAGGATACGAAGTATTACTTTTAGATTCTCCAATTATTTCTCACTTGATCCAAAAAATTGAAGGAGACAATAGAGAAATCACTTTTGTACGTGTGGATTCAGATCATATTGATAATTTAATCAAGAAGGAGGAAAACACCATTTCTAAATTATCCGATGAGGAAAAAGAAGGTTTAAAAACTGTTTTAGAAGCGATTGTTCCAAAACAAACGTACACGGTTCAACTAGAATCTATGGACAGCCAAGCAGCTCCTTTCATCATCACGCAACCCGAATTCATGCGTAGAATGAAAGAAATGAGCCAGTCAGGTGGTGGTGGAATGTTTGGGATGGGGAATATGCCAGAGATGTACAATCTAGTGGTAAATACTAATTCGCCATTAGCAACTGCCATTCTAAATACCGAAGACAAATCAAGCCAAGAGCACTTAGTAAAACAAGCGCTGGACTTAGCTAAATTGTCTCAAAACTTACTAAAAGGAGAAGCATTAACCGCTTTTGTAAAACGTAGTTTCGAGATGATCAAATAA
- a CDS encoding OmpA family protein, whose protein sequence is MKNFSILTLALVMSIGTLFTSCEAIKNTNNTQRGAGIGAASGAVIGAILGNNLGKGGKGAMGAVLGGVVGGVAGGVIGNKMDKQARQIDEVLPGAEVKRVGEGIQLVLNENAVRFDTNKSTLTATAKANLDKLIPVFTEYPDTDITIFGYTDNTGPADYNLKLSGERAASVRNYLVSKGVASSRFNVTGLGIADPIATNDTPEGRSQNRRVEFAITANDKMQQDAKIEAGN, encoded by the coding sequence ATGAAAAACTTTTCTATACTAACATTGGCATTAGTAATGTCAATAGGAACACTTTTTACAAGTTGCGAGGCTATTAAAAACACAAATAATACACAAAGAGGTGCTGGTATTGGTGCAGCAAGTGGTGCCGTTATAGGTGCAATTCTTGGTAACAATCTTGGTAAAGGTGGTAAAGGAGCAATGGGTGCTGTTCTTGGTGGTGTTGTAGGTGGAGTTGCCGGTGGAGTCATTGGTAATAAAATGGATAAACAAGCAAGACAAATTGATGAGGTGCTTCCAGGTGCTGAAGTGAAACGTGTGGGTGAAGGAATCCAATTGGTTTTAAATGAAAATGCAGTTCGTTTTGATACTAATAAATCAACTTTAACAGCTACTGCAAAAGCTAATTTAGATAAATTAATTCCTGTATTTACAGAGTATCCTGATACTGATATCACTATTTTTGGATATACTGATAACACTGGTCCAGCAGACTATAATTTAAAATTATCTGGTGAAAGAGCAGCTTCAGTTAGAAACTATTTAGTTAGTAAAGGTGTTGCTTCCTCTCGATTTAATGTTACTGGTTTAGGAATTGCTGATCCAATTGCTACAAATGATACTCCAGAAGGTAGAAGTCAAAACCGTCGTGTTGAGTTTGCTATTACTGCAAATGATAAAATGCAACAAGACGCTAAGATTGAAGCTGGGAACTAA
- a CDS encoding DUF4240 domain-containing protein produces MSLFSKLFGKNKSENQTSKIKDFKVSEELMEEDKFWGIILNSKLKANNDYQKQQLELEKELRKLMPDEIILFGNRFRYFRGKAYSWELWGAIYLIHGGCGDDSFNDFREWVIGQGKEFYFKTIENPETLVEVKTEKIEDIDWEGLGYVPASVFKDITGEDMPYPFKENFETTGEEWEEESDDLKNMFPKLYEKYPDNI; encoded by the coding sequence ATGAGCTTATTTAGTAAATTATTTGGAAAAAATAAAAGCGAAAATCAAACTTCTAAAATTAAAGACTTTAAAGTTTCTGAAGAATTAATGGAAGAAGATAAGTTTTGGGGAATTATTTTGAATTCAAAACTAAAAGCAAATAATGATTATCAAAAACAACAATTAGAATTAGAAAAAGAACTACGAAAATTGATGCCTGATGAAATTATTTTATTCGGAAATAGATTTAGATATTTTAGGGGAAAAGCATATTCTTGGGAACTTTGGGGAGCAATTTATTTAATTCACGGAGGTTGTGGAGATGATAGTTTTAATGATTTTAGAGAATGGGTAATCGGGCAAGGAAAAGAATTTTATTTCAAAACTATTGAGAATCCTGAAACATTAGTAGAAGTTAAGACTGAAAAAATTGAAGATATTGATTGGGAAGGTTTAGGATATGTTCCAGCAAGTGTTTTTAAAGATATTACAGGAGAAGATATGCCATATCCATTTAAAGAAAATTTTGAAACAACTGGAGAAGAATGGGAAGAAGAAAGTGATGATTTAAAAAATATGTTTCCGAAACTTTATGAAAAATATCCTGACAACATTTAA
- a CDS encoding 3-oxoacyl-ACP synthase III family protein, which yields MYHSKIAGLGYYVPSNVVTNDDLAKIIDTNDEWIQERTGIQERRHIIRGEDTTTSMGVKAAEIAIERAGVAKEDIDFVVFATLSPDYYFPGPGVLVQRDLGLRTVGALDVRNQCSGFLYALSVADQYIKTGMYKNVLVIGSEVHSTGLDMTSRGRGVSVIFGDGAGAAVLSREEDLTKGILSTHLHSEGQHAEELIVKAPGMGGRWVTDILADNDPDDESYFPYMNGQFVFKNAVVRFSEVINEGLEANNLQVSDIDMLIPHQANLRISQFIQKKFGLNDDQVFNNIQKYGNTTAASIPIALTEAWELGKIKSGDTVVLAAFGSGFTWASAIIKW from the coding sequence ATGTACCATTCAAAAATAGCAGGATTAGGATATTATGTTCCTTCCAATGTTGTCACTAATGATGATTTGGCAAAAATCATAGACACAAACGACGAATGGATTCAAGAAAGAACTGGAATTCAAGAAAGAAGACACATTATAAGAGGGGAAGATACGACAACTTCAATGGGTGTGAAAGCAGCTGAAATTGCTATTGAACGAGCAGGAGTTGCTAAAGAGGATATCGATTTTGTGGTTTTTGCCACTTTAAGTCCAGATTATTATTTTCCTGGTCCAGGAGTTTTAGTTCAGCGTGATTTAGGTTTACGAACTGTGGGAGCACTTGATGTAAGAAATCAATGTTCAGGATTTTTGTATGCTTTATCAGTTGCGGATCAATACATCAAAACAGGAATGTATAAGAATGTTTTGGTTATAGGATCTGAGGTGCATTCTACAGGTTTAGATATGACATCGCGTGGACGTGGTGTTTCGGTTATTTTTGGGGATGGAGCAGGAGCCGCAGTTTTAAGCAGAGAAGAAGATTTAACCAAAGGGATTCTTTCTACCCATCTACATTCAGAAGGGCAACATGCTGAAGAACTTATTGTAAAAGCACCCGGAATGGGTGGGCGTTGGGTTACAGACATCTTAGCAGATAATGATCCAGACGATGAAAGTTATTTCCCTTATATGAATGGACAATTTGTATTTAAAAATGCAGTAGTTCGTTTTAGTGAAGTAATCAATGAAGGGCTGGAAGCGAATAACCTTCAAGTATCAGATATTGATATGCTAATACCACATCAAGCTAATTTGAGAATTTCTCAGTTTATCCAAAAGAAATTTGGATTGAATGATGATCAAGTTTTTAATAATATTCAAAAATATGGTAATACAACCGCTGCTTCTATTCCAATTGCGCTCACAGAAGCTTGGGAATTAGGGAAAATTAAATCTGGTGACACGGTAGTTTTGGCTGCTTTTGGTAGTGGATTTACTTGGGCTAGTGCTATTATAAAATGGTAA
- a CDS encoding ABC transporter ATP-binding protein yields MLQVQNITFGYTEKQVLTNASFTITKGQNIAIIGESGCGKSTLLKLIYGLYDLDEGHILWNEEEVLGPKYNLVPGMPFMKYLSQDFDLMPYITVAENVGKYLSNVFQDKKQERIHELLEIVEMTEFAHVKAKYLSGGQQQRVALARVLALEPEILLLDEPFSHIDNFRKNALRRNLFAYLKGQGVTCLVATHDSTDALSFADETIVLQNGRIVDKAASFDLYMNPINKYVASLFGEVNELKLSQLVPVDGEDEIVLLYPHQLKVVDNGLMHVVVKQSYFKGGHYLIKAVFDRKVIFFEHDSPLELNQEVTLMIS; encoded by the coding sequence ATGCTTCAAGTTCAAAACATCACATTCGGATATACCGAAAAACAAGTGCTAACCAATGCTAGTTTTACAATTACAAAAGGACAAAATATTGCTATAATCGGCGAAAGTGGTTGTGGTAAAAGCACGCTTTTAAAATTAATTTATGGATTGTATGATTTAGATGAAGGACACATTTTATGGAATGAGGAAGAAGTGTTAGGTCCAAAATACAACTTGGTTCCAGGAATGCCATTCATGAAGTATTTGTCACAAGATTTTGATTTGATGCCTTATATCACTGTTGCGGAGAATGTGGGTAAATATTTATCGAATGTTTTTCAAGATAAAAAACAAGAGCGAATCCATGAATTACTGGAGATTGTTGAAATGACAGAATTCGCCCATGTGAAAGCAAAATATTTAAGTGGAGGACAACAGCAACGCGTGGCGCTGGCTAGAGTTCTGGCCTTGGAACCTGAAATATTATTATTAGATGAGCCTTTTAGTCATATTGATAATTTTAGAAAAAATGCATTGCGTCGCAATTTGTTTGCGTATTTAAAAGGGCAAGGAGTTACTTGTCTTGTAGCAACTCACGATAGTACCGATGCGCTTTCATTTGCGGATGAAACGATTGTTTTGCAAAACGGAAGAATTGTTGATAAGGCAGCTTCTTTTGATTTGTATATGAATCCTATCAACAAATATGTAGCATCCTTATTTGGCGAAGTAAATGAGCTGAAATTATCTCAATTAGTTCCTGTCGATGGGGAAGATGAGATCGTGTTACTTTATCCACATCAATTGAAAGTAGTAGATAATGGCTTAATGCATGTAGTGGTAAAACAATCGTATTTTAAAGGAGGCCATTATTTAATAAAAGCAGTATTTGATAGAAAAGTAATCTTTTTTGAGCATGACAGTCCGTTAGAACTCAATCAAGAAGTGACGTTGATGATTTCATAA
- a CDS encoding lipocalin family protein, giving the protein MKKIFFLTALALVLFSCKTSSVTGKKLDKTTQVAIKGEWVLTSVTYPGSQYIKVNSFDIADSKCFVGSTWKFVSNNNKGNMALTSADCTGFSSPITWFVNTDQEFILKVLDAGEKAKRVRAGYKLFVENLGDNSFQLVDKGNVVGGKAIDVVYQFQRAN; this is encoded by the coding sequence ATGAAAAAAATATTTTTTTTAACAGCTTTAGCATTAGTGCTATTCTCATGTAAGACGAGTTCAGTAACAGGTAAAAAATTGGATAAAACTACTCAGGTAGCCATTAAAGGCGAATGGGTATTGACCTCAGTAACGTATCCAGGATCACAATATATCAAAGTGAATTCTTTTGATATTGCCGATTCTAAATGTTTTGTAGGAAGTACATGGAAATTTGTTTCGAATAATAATAAAGGAAATATGGCTTTAACAAGTGCTGATTGTACTGGTTTTAGTTCTCCAATCACTTGGTTTGTTAACACAGATCAAGAATTCATATTGAAAGTTTTGGATGCTGGTGAAAAAGCAAAAAGAGTAAGAGCAGGTTACAAACTGTTTGTTGAAAACCTAGGAGATAATTCGTTCCAATTGGTTGATAAAGGAAATGTTGTTGGTGGAAAAGCTATTGATGTAGTGTACCAATTTCAAAGAGCAAACTAA